A stretch of the Salvia hispanica cultivar TCC Black 2014 unplaced genomic scaffold, UniMelb_Shisp_WGS_1.0 HiC_scaffold_532, whole genome shotgun sequence genome encodes the following:
- the LOC125199523 gene encoding eukaryotic translation initiation factor 2 subunit alpha homolog — KSKLVHSIMRHVAETMSVDLEDLYIHVGWPLYKKYGHAFEAFKVMVNDPNSVLDTLTREITEVGPDGQEVKKVVPAISEEVKDALVKNIRRRMTPQPLKIRADIEMKCFQFDGVLHIKEAMRKAEAVGNDDCPVKMKLVAAPAYVLTTQTLDKEQGITVLTKAIQACTEEIERQKGKLTVKEPPRAVSEREDKLLAEHMAKLGQQNEDVSGDEDSEEEEDTGMGEIDLENSGMAITE, encoded by the exons AAGAGCAAGCTTGTGCATTCGATCATGAGGCATGTTGCTGAGACCATGAGCGTTGATCTTGag GATCTGTATATTCATGTTGGCTGGCCGTTGTACAAGAAATATGGGCATGCATTTGAG GCATTTAAAGTGATGGTTAACGATCCCAACTCAGTTCTTGATACCCTCACTCGCGAAATCACAGAAGTTGGTCCTGATGGACAAGAG GTGAAGAAAGTTGTTCCTGCAATATCAGAGGAAGTCAAAGATGCTttagtgaaaaatattagGAGAAGAATGACGCCTCAACCTTTGAAGATTCGCGCAGatattgaaatgaaatgttttcaaTTTGACGGTGTTCTGCACATAAAG GAAGCAATGCGTAAAGCTGAAGCTGTTGGCAATGACGATTGTCCGGTTAAAATGAAACTTGTTGCTGCTCCAGCTTATGTCCTTACCACCCAGACTCTTGACAAG GAGCAAGGAATCACAGTGCTTACCAAGGCAATTCAAGCGTGCACTGAAGAGATTGAACgccaaaaaggaaaacttaCTGTTAAGGAACCACCAAGAGCG GTGAGCGAACGGGAGGATAAGCTACTCGCAGAACATATGGCTAAGCTAGGACAGCAAAATGAGGATGTCAGTGGTGATGAAGacagtgaagaagaagaagatactGGGATGGGTGAAATAGACCTCGAGAATTCAGGAATGGCTATTACAGAGTAA